The proteins below are encoded in one region of Fibrella aestuarina BUZ 2:
- a CDS encoding glycogen/starch synthase — protein sequence MSKLRILYVASEITPFLKTTDVADFVRKLPQDMQERGMEIRILVPRFGLINERKNRLHEVVRLSGINISVGDEEKPLIIKVASIPTAKLQVYFIDNEDYFHRKYVFHDKEDRFYDDNDERAIFFCKGVLETVKKLGWSPDIVHCNDWMTSLIPLYLKTTYKNDPMFKDTKSVFTVYNNSFEHRFNANDLVEKAKMMDIDNTMLSHLESGDFTGFIKIGCAYADAVVDAGETEHESLTAILNEIAEHKLDLAQAETNVTDRYYNIYTQLVS from the coding sequence ATGAGCAAACTTCGCATTTTGTACGTTGCCAGCGAAATCACACCCTTCCTCAAGACTACCGACGTGGCCGATTTTGTGCGCAAGTTACCGCAGGACATGCAGGAACGGGGCATGGAAATTCGGATACTGGTGCCCCGCTTTGGCCTGATCAACGAACGCAAAAACCGGTTGCATGAAGTTGTCCGCTTATCGGGCATCAACATCTCGGTTGGCGACGAAGAAAAGCCGCTGATCATCAAGGTCGCGTCGATTCCAACGGCCAAGTTACAGGTGTATTTTATTGACAATGAAGATTACTTCCACCGTAAGTATGTATTTCACGACAAAGAAGACCGTTTCTACGACGACAACGACGAACGGGCGATCTTCTTTTGCAAGGGTGTCCTCGAAACTGTGAAAAAACTCGGCTGGTCGCCGGATATTGTGCACTGCAATGACTGGATGACCTCGCTGATTCCGTTGTATTTGAAAACCACCTATAAGAACGACCCGATGTTTAAAGACACGAAGTCGGTCTTCACAGTGTACAATAACTCGTTTGAGCACCGTTTTAATGCCAACGATCTGGTTGAAAAGGCCAAGATGATGGACATTGACAACACCATGCTCAGCCACCTCGAATCGGGTGATTTCACCGGATTCATTAAAATTGGTTGCGCCTACGCCGACGCCGTTGTGGACGCGGGCGAAACTGAACACGAAAGTCTGACTGCCATTTTGAATGAAATTGCCGAACACAAACTCGACCTCGCCCAGGCGGAAACCAACGTTACCGACCGTTACTACAACATCTACACGCAACTGGTTAGCTAG
- a CDS encoding PH domain-containing protein produces the protein MKTYQSKLGPELFLILLVALGGPFLLMVYDRNWPGISIVFVSIVFVAHVIMTTYYQISGNELTIKAGFVFNKTVDITTIRRVVSTRNILSAPATSLDRLELVYNRYDSVLIFPSDKAGFIKDLLAVKADIEVKL, from the coding sequence ATGAAAACATATCAATCCAAATTAGGCCCAGAATTATTCCTTATTCTTTTAGTAGCACTAGGAGGACCTTTCTTGTTAATGGTTTACGACAGAAATTGGCCTGGAATAAGTATTGTTTTTGTGAGTATCGTATTCGTAGCTCATGTAATTATGACTACCTATTACCAAATTTCAGGCAACGAGTTAACCATAAAAGCGGGATTTGTTTTTAATAAAACAGTGGACATAACTACAATCAGACGGGTGGTATCTACTCGTAACATTCTTAGTGCACCAGCTACCTCGCTTGATAGACTTGAGTTAGTTTACAATCGCTATGACAGTGTGCTTATATTTCCAAGTGATAAGGCGGGTTTCATTAAAGATTTATTGGCGGTGAAGGCGGACATAGAAGTAAAACTATAA
- a CDS encoding DUF4270 family protein: protein MLAAVVACEEPKEIGLAPTNEVGVLYTDTLTITRTTAQFDSVRSNDQSTLLVGRYTDPVFGQVQAKSYAALQQSAAFVVYDSNTTNPTPASRIILDSTRLIVSLNGIWYGDTTVPHELVVTRMTDSLRRSQNYDISTVVPVGSQIIARRTIRPRPLSADTSTIIPIDNSVGRELLALANSSASTLTSTGTFIDPNGFRQQVTRDFQFSLGGTSPASVLGLSLSSTGILVYYHVEGEKTAFREPQYFPFSGKRFNQITASRASTPLSTLRPGQSLTATVTGRTYVQPGTGITTKLAFPSLKALLQSGRIAINRADLVVTPLAADDAKRPLPRFLALSEIDGNNRLVRSDLSTGAVRLFTVQTQGPVSRSPVYYAAAQVQQLDPRTNSYTFQVAGYLQSIVSGVSPNNDLAILTPSGSLFGQSQTTGALIDQTQAVLSDRVWRMVLDGKASVKLVLFYTKSN from the coding sequence ATGCTGGCGGCGGTAGTAGCCTGCGAAGAGCCGAAGGAAATTGGCCTTGCGCCCACCAACGAGGTGGGCGTTCTTTATACCGATACGCTCACCATCACCCGCACCACGGCTCAGTTCGATTCGGTGCGGAGCAATGACCAGAGTACGTTGCTGGTAGGGCGCTATACCGATCCGGTTTTTGGTCAGGTGCAGGCGAAGAGCTACGCCGCCCTACAGCAATCGGCCGCTTTCGTCGTATACGATTCTAACACAACAAATCCGACGCCTGCCAGCCGAATTATCCTGGACTCAACGCGACTGATCGTTAGCCTGAACGGGATTTGGTACGGCGACACGACAGTACCACATGAGCTTGTGGTAACCCGAATGACCGACAGTTTACGGCGGTCTCAGAACTACGACATCAGCACGGTTGTGCCAGTTGGCAGTCAGATCATTGCCCGGCGGACCATTCGGCCCCGCCCTTTAAGCGCCGATACGTCGACGATCATTCCAATCGACAACAGTGTCGGTCGGGAGCTGTTAGCGTTGGCCAATTCCAGCGCCAGTACACTGACCTCCACAGGTACGTTTATTGATCCGAACGGTTTTCGCCAACAGGTCACGCGTGATTTTCAATTTTCGCTGGGCGGAACGAGCCCAGCGTCGGTATTGGGTTTGTCACTATCGAGCACAGGTATCCTTGTCTATTACCACGTAGAAGGTGAAAAAACTGCGTTCCGCGAACCTCAGTATTTTCCCTTCTCGGGCAAACGGTTCAACCAAATTACGGCCAGCCGGGCAAGCACACCGCTTTCGACGTTACGACCCGGCCAAAGCCTGACAGCCACCGTGACGGGACGTACCTACGTGCAACCGGGCACGGGCATCACGACCAAACTGGCCTTTCCTTCGCTGAAAGCACTGCTCCAGTCGGGTCGGATTGCTATTAACCGAGCTGATCTGGTGGTTACGCCGCTGGCTGCTGACGACGCCAAACGGCCCTTACCACGCTTCTTAGCACTGTCTGAAATAGACGGTAACAACCGGTTGGTTCGATCAGATCTTTCTACGGGTGCCGTGCGCCTGTTTACGGTGCAGACTCAGGGTCCGGTATCGCGTAGCCCGGTTTATTACGCTGCCGCGCAGGTACAGCAGCTTGACCCTCGTACCAACTCCTACACATTTCAGGTAGCCGGTTATTTGCAATCGATCGTGTCGGGCGTCAGTCCTAACAACGACCTCGCTATTCTGACGCCGAGTGGCAGCTTATTTGGACAAAGCCAAACGACCGGTGCCCTGATTGACCAGACGCAGGCGGTTTTGAGCGACCGGGTTTGGCGCATGGTGCTTGACGGCAAAGCCAGCGTGAAACTGGTGCTGTTTTATACGAAGTCAAACTAG
- a CDS encoding S9 family peptidase, translating into MQRLFLLLGGWLMAAMALAQSPVPVSQKRSLNAADYDRWQNVSSEKHAPNGQWLAYQIDPQEGDGQLLVSAVGTASPRYRLARGYDARFSADSRFLVAKLKAPLADTRKAKLKKKKADELPKDSLAVVELASGKITRFANVKSYVLGKDGGSWVALLQERKPDAPAPRPTAAAKDATNPVTISPASTTATAKKAAPKKPKADDMVLFNMADGAQQRVRYVSSVVMSDNGQRVAFARESIIDSLKSGDVLLPGVFTFRTDTRQLTVIDTSGLHKVYKGLAVDKAGDQLAWMASADSAGAEQKVFRLYYKNLGNKPVVGQAKKGSKIKSGQTKLPFIQTTSGAGTIVADTTTAALPKGWSVNEYAPVRFANDGQRLYFATSPVPPRIKKDTLTPDDEKVKVDVWTWNDSRIQPMQQKRLKDEKERGFTTVCDLTTGAVVPLASRDVPTVAIDYKTNQRYWLGVSDVPYQVSSSWDPGHLDLYLIDSQTGQKTRIAHDLIASEAKLSPGGKYAYWFDERDTLWRAWSVADGKRIDLTRGLPDKFFDEEHDTPSLPGSYGAAGWTTNDRYIWVYDRYDLWQIDPTGREKPRNLTNSWGRTNKVRLRRVALERTDGPTDERAIKPTDDLYLTGFWEGDKHTGILRKRPGMTSATQINPGGELQILLNSGHRYSNMTKAKNGSTITYHRGNFREPNNLFQTDTTFSTQQQLTQINPQQDSLRWGSVELVKWTGTNGIELEGLLYKPEGFDRNDRPPGTKYPMLTYFYERSAETLPDYKAPTPSRSTINIPYCVSNGYVVFVPDIVYTTGNPGQNAYDCIVPGVLSLLNRGYIDRDRLGIQGQSWGGYQTAYIITRTNLFRAAMAGAPVANMTSAYGGIRWGTGLVRQFQYEKTQSRIGGTLWEKPMNYLENSPLFYANRVETPLLMMHNDADGSVPWYQGIEMYSALRRLQKPVWMLVYNGEDHNLTQRHNAKDLSIRMYQFFDHYLKNAPAPSWMTEGRSAVEKDRGELKY; encoded by the coding sequence ATGCAACGCCTGTTTCTTTTGCTAGGCGGCTGGCTGATGGCTGCTATGGCCCTCGCCCAGTCACCGGTACCAGTGTCCCAAAAACGCTCGCTCAACGCCGCCGACTATGACCGCTGGCAGAATGTCAGCTCCGAAAAACACGCCCCCAACGGTCAATGGCTCGCCTACCAGATCGACCCGCAGGAGGGTGATGGCCAATTGCTGGTCTCGGCTGTTGGTACCGCATCACCCCGCTATCGGCTGGCGCGTGGCTACGACGCCCGCTTTTCGGCCGACAGCCGGTTTCTGGTTGCCAAGCTTAAGGCGCCACTAGCCGATACCCGTAAGGCCAAGCTCAAAAAGAAAAAAGCCGACGAACTGCCCAAAGACTCTCTCGCGGTCGTCGAGCTGGCGTCGGGCAAGATTACTCGATTCGCCAACGTGAAATCGTATGTGCTGGGGAAAGATGGCGGTTCGTGGGTAGCGCTGTTGCAGGAACGCAAACCCGATGCCCCGGCGCCCCGCCCCACGGCCGCCGCGAAAGACGCCACCAACCCGGTCACGATTAGTCCGGCCTCAACGACAGCCACGGCGAAAAAGGCGGCGCCGAAAAAACCAAAGGCCGACGATATGGTGCTGTTCAACATGGCCGACGGCGCGCAGCAGCGGGTCAGGTACGTGTCAAGCGTCGTTATGTCCGACAACGGGCAGCGGGTGGCGTTTGCCCGCGAGTCGATTATCGATAGCCTAAAATCGGGCGACGTGCTGCTGCCGGGCGTTTTCACCTTCCGCACCGATACGCGGCAACTGACCGTCATCGACACGTCGGGATTGCACAAGGTATACAAAGGGCTGGCCGTCGACAAAGCGGGCGATCAGCTCGCCTGGATGGCCTCGGCCGACTCCGCCGGTGCCGAACAGAAGGTTTTTCGGCTGTATTACAAAAACCTGGGCAACAAACCGGTGGTTGGGCAAGCCAAAAAGGGTAGCAAGATCAAGTCCGGGCAGACCAAACTGCCCTTTATCCAGACGACGAGCGGGGCGGGGACCATCGTCGCCGATACCACTACGGCCGCGCTACCTAAAGGCTGGTCGGTCAATGAATACGCGCCCGTTCGGTTCGCCAACGATGGGCAGCGGCTTTATTTCGCGACGTCGCCCGTGCCGCCCCGCATCAAAAAAGACACGCTGACACCTGACGATGAGAAGGTGAAAGTGGACGTCTGGACCTGGAACGACAGTCGGATTCAGCCCATGCAGCAAAAACGGCTGAAGGACGAGAAAGAGCGCGGCTTCACCACCGTCTGCGACCTCACCACCGGCGCCGTGGTGCCCCTCGCCAGCCGCGACGTACCCACCGTCGCCATCGATTACAAGACCAACCAACGCTATTGGCTGGGCGTGAGCGACGTGCCCTATCAGGTGAGTAGCTCGTGGGACCCCGGCCACCTTGATCTGTACCTCATCGACAGTCAGACCGGCCAGAAAACCCGCATTGCCCACGACCTGATTGCCTCGGAGGCCAAACTCTCGCCGGGCGGCAAGTACGCTTACTGGTTCGACGAACGCGATACACTCTGGCGGGCGTGGTCGGTGGCCGACGGCAAACGCATCGACCTGACGCGCGGCCTGCCGGACAAGTTCTTCGACGAAGAGCACGACACCCCCAGCTTACCCGGTAGCTACGGCGCGGCAGGCTGGACGACCAACGACCGCTACATCTGGGTATATGATCGCTATGACCTCTGGCAAATTGACCCTACTGGTCGCGAAAAACCGCGTAACCTCACCAACAGCTGGGGCCGCACCAACAAGGTTCGCTTACGCCGTGTTGCGCTCGAACGCACCGACGGCCCTACCGACGAGCGGGCCATCAAACCCACCGACGACCTGTACCTGACGGGTTTCTGGGAGGGCGACAAGCATACGGGTATCCTGCGCAAACGACCGGGTATGACCTCAGCGACCCAAATCAACCCGGGCGGTGAGCTACAAATCCTGCTCAACAGCGGCCACCGCTATTCGAATATGACCAAGGCGAAAAACGGCTCGACGATTACCTACCACCGGGGAAATTTCCGCGAGCCCAATAACCTGTTCCAGACCGATACGACGTTCAGCACACAGCAGCAGTTGACGCAGATCAACCCGCAGCAGGATAGCCTCCGCTGGGGTTCGGTCGAACTGGTCAAGTGGACGGGGACCAACGGAATCGAGCTGGAAGGGCTACTCTACAAACCAGAGGGCTTCGACCGTAACGACAGACCGCCCGGCACCAAATACCCCATGCTGACGTACTTCTACGAACGCAGCGCCGAAACCCTGCCCGACTACAAAGCGCCCACGCCAAGCCGCTCGACCATCAACATTCCCTATTGCGTATCGAATGGGTACGTTGTCTTCGTGCCCGACATCGTGTACACCACGGGCAACCCCGGCCAGAACGCCTACGACTGCATCGTGCCGGGCGTGCTGAGCCTGCTCAACCGGGGTTACATCGACCGCGACCGGCTGGGTATTCAGGGGCAAAGTTGGGGCGGTTACCAGACAGCCTACATCATCACGCGCACGAACCTGTTCCGGGCGGCGATGGCGGGCGCTCCCGTGGCCAACATGACGTCGGCCTACGGCGGTATCCGCTGGGGAACGGGGCTGGTCCGGCAGTTTCAGTACGAGAAAACGCAAAGCCGCATCGGTGGTACACTTTGGGAGAAACCCATGAATTACCTCGAAAACTCGCCGCTGTTCTATGCCAATCGCGTGGAAACGCCGCTGCTGATGATGCACAACGACGCCGACGGATCGGTGCCGTGGTATCAGGGGATCGAGATGTACTCGGCGTTGCGCCGGTTGCAGAAGCCCGTCTGGATGCTGGTCTATAACGGCGAAGACCACAATCTGACCCAGCGCCACAACGCCAAAGACCTCAGCATCCGGATGTATCAGTTCTTCGATCACTACCTCAAAAACGCGCCTGCCCCCAGTTGGATGACCGAGGGCCGCAGCGCCGTCGAGAAAGACCGGGGCGAACTGAAGTATTAA
- the panC gene encoding pantoate--beta-alanine ligase, with protein sequence MHTFDTVFSLRQYLTQQRAAGQTIGFVPTMGALHPGHLALVERARQECDLVVVSIFVNPTQFNNPEDLAKYPRTLEQDSAQLESVGTDVLFSPSVAEMYPHPATLRLDFGDLETVMEGASRPGHFNGVGLVVSKLFHMVQPDRAYFGQKDLQQVAVIRRLVRDLSFPIDLIRCDTIREADGLAMSSRNVRLSPDERTQAPALFEALTLAKTKLLAGERPQQAQVAVATYLAARPAFTLDYIEVVNADTLQPVDELQAPGQTALCLAAQLGPVRLIDNVVF encoded by the coding sequence ATGCATACCTTCGATACTGTTTTTTCCCTCCGTCAATACCTTACTCAACAGCGCGCTGCGGGTCAGACGATTGGCTTCGTCCCGACGATGGGTGCGCTGCATCCGGGCCATCTAGCCCTGGTCGAACGCGCCCGTCAGGAGTGCGACCTCGTCGTCGTCAGCATTTTTGTCAACCCCACGCAGTTTAACAACCCCGAAGACCTGGCCAAATACCCCCGCACGCTAGAACAGGACTCGGCGCAGCTCGAAAGCGTTGGAACCGATGTACTTTTTTCGCCGTCGGTGGCCGAAATGTACCCGCACCCCGCCACGCTACGCCTCGACTTTGGCGACCTGGAAACGGTGATGGAAGGCGCCTCCCGGCCGGGTCATTTCAACGGTGTGGGGCTGGTTGTCAGTAAGTTATTCCATATGGTCCAACCCGACCGCGCCTATTTCGGTCAGAAGGACCTGCAGCAGGTGGCTGTGATTCGGCGGCTGGTGCGCGACCTGAGTTTTCCGATCGACCTGATCCGTTGCGATACCATTCGCGAAGCCGATGGGCTGGCGATGTCGTCGCGAAACGTACGCCTCTCACCCGACGAACGTACCCAGGCGCCGGCGCTGTTCGAGGCGCTAACGCTGGCCAAAACGAAATTGCTGGCTGGTGAAAGGCCCCAACAGGCCCAGGTCGCCGTGGCAACGTACCTGGCCGCCCGCCCCGCGTTCACGCTTGATTACATCGAGGTGGTCAACGCCGATACGCTTCAACCGGTCGATGAGCTACAGGCTCCCGGCCAGACAGCCCTTTGCCTCGCGGCTCAACTCGGCCCCGTGCGACTCATCGACAACGTGGTGTTCTGA
- a CDS encoding nuclear transport factor 2 family protein, producing MKSIQLFLIALLCVPVAAFSQTMSASALDEAAIMQTVDDLFEGMKNADAAKVKGTFATGASLQSVVNKDGVVSVRTESIDGFAESIGKAKPNDLIEAIDPYQILIDTDLATAFIPYKFTYKGKLHHCGANAFTLVRLNGAWKIQAIIDTRRECQ from the coding sequence ATGAAATCGATACAACTTTTCCTGATTGCGCTGCTGTGCGTACCCGTAGCGGCTTTTTCACAGACCATGTCGGCGTCGGCGCTCGACGAAGCCGCGATTATGCAGACGGTCGATGACCTGTTTGAAGGCATGAAAAACGCCGATGCCGCGAAGGTAAAGGGCACGTTCGCGACCGGCGCCAGCCTCCAGTCGGTGGTGAACAAAGATGGCGTTGTGAGCGTCCGCACGGAGTCGATTGACGGGTTTGCTGAATCCATTGGTAAAGCCAAACCCAACGACCTGATCGAGGCCATCGACCCCTACCAGATCCTGATCGACACGGATCTGGCGACGGCGTTTATCCCCTACAAATTCACCTACAAAGGGAAACTTCACCACTGCGGTGCCAACGCCTTCACGCTCGTGCGGCTTAACGGCGCCTGGAAAATTCAGGCCATCATCGACACCCGCCGGGAGTGCCAGTAG